In Paenibacillus protaetiae, the genomic stretch TCTATAATTGCCTGCCCAATTTCGTTCGTATCTCATCCTATTCAGCTCCTCTATCATTTAAATTGATATATTTCAACTATTATTCAGTTTAGCTTATTATAGCGTGCTTGTATAACCACAAGCCCGTTATCCAACTTCTATCGTTTGGCGTCACGTTTTTCCTTGTCCGTACAAGCCGGGGATTATTCGCACCTGTAACGCAACAATCCTGCTTGGCAGTCCTCCCGGCAATACGAATGCTTTCACCGCCGTATGGGCAGCATCCGGTATTTTAGAGGTCATTATATTTATGCTCCTTCCGGTTAGGAACAAAAAATAAACCCAGCTTCCTTTGTATGAAGGACTCTGGGTTTATTTTAAATAATAAAGCGATAGTCAGCGATGTTTTGGCGTATCCTGAAGGACAACGCCGCTCCGTTGCTTGCAGCCGCACATGGACAGCAGGGCTTGGCGCTATAGCGGCATCTCTACCGGTTCATATCAGATAAGCCGGGGCTGTGCTGATTAGGCATATCCGGCCATTCCGGCACCGGAAAGCCTTGTGGCGGATCAATGACGGTTAGCTGCCCGCCGTTCCGGCTTGGGCTTTCCCCGGAATAAATTTCGGCGATTCGGGTGTGATCCAGCCGGAAATTGAACTGGGCATTATGGTAGCCCTTATCAATAAACTTCCGGCATTCCGGGTATTTATTAATATCATAATTCGGAACGGGAAAACATTTGCCCCAATCGACGCCTAACGTCTCCAGCGCTTTGGCAAATGCGTTCTGATGGGCGTTATCGCGCACAATTAGAAAACCAATCGTTTCCCGGAATGTCTGGTTCGAGCTCATTTCGTAAATTCTTGACTTCTGCAGGACGCCTGTCGATTCGAGTACGACATTGTTCAGCATATCGGCAATCAGGTTGCCATGCGCATACACCCACGAGCCGCTCCACGGGTTGCCTCCGGCGTCTATTGGCAGCGAGCTTTTGGCTCCCATAATATAGTGATGCGGATTGCCCAGCTTCACCGCCTCATCAATTGGCGCTGCATCCGTACCCGCATTGCCCGGCAACGAAAGCCCCGAATCATTGAGCAGCTGATTAATGGTGGATTGCACCAGTTCTACATGCGCAATCTCCTCCAGAAACACGCCGCGCAGCAAATCGCGGTACTGCTTGTCCTTCCCCTGAAATTCGAGCTTTGAAAAAAATATTGCATCATCGTGCGCATTTCGCCAAACTGCCCGCCCAGCGCCTCCTGCAGTACCTTCGCCGCCGCCGGGTCCGGTTTGTCCGGCTTAATGATATTGATTAATTCTTCTTTGTAGTAATACAGCTCAATCCATCCCTTCGTACAAGATTGTCATTGCTTTTATTCCTAACTAGAGTGCCTTAATTGGACATTTTTATTTATCGGCAGCATTGGAAGGTGACGAATCCGCAATGGTAAACTTTTCAACTAAAGCTTTTGCGAATTATTGCAGAAAGGACAGCAGACCGGCGGGCTCGATGCCTCGAAAGACGCGAGAGCGCTGGCTGCTGCTGAATCTCAATCACAGCATCAAGGTCCTGAAATATAACCTTGGTTGCTGCGGCCATTGAAATGGACATGAGCGTATCGGCAAACCATGTTCTCGGGCAGCGCGTCATCTTCTCTTTGGGAGCGGAATTTCGCAGCCGCCTTAACGGCTTGTTTATGGCGATTTTCTTCGGCTGTGGCGCTCTGGGCTTCGCTTGGGAACATGGGCATACGCTTCAGGCGGCTGAACGGCAGCCTTGTCCATCGGTATGGCGCTGCCGGTTCTCGCGATGATTGATTATGCAACGGAAAGAAGCCGCAGTTGGCGAACTGCGGCTCATTGACTTGCGTTGCAAGAAATTTACATAGTTGGGCACCGGCGCTCCGTTCCCCATTTTCAAATGCTGAACCGCGGTTTTCTGTCCGGCTGCTAGGAAAGACAGCTGTACACCATGTTTCTTAATCGCGGATGTACATAAGGCTCCTGATTATTCACGAGATGCTGCGCATACATGACGGTCAACTGCGATTCGGGATCCATGATGGCGTAGCTGCCGGCCGCGCCGCTCCAGCCAAATTCGCCGAGCGGGGATAAAGAGCCGCTGTCTGCTTTAGAGATATGGGTTCTGACGCCAAGCCCATAACCGTAACCGGCATGATGCGCCCAGTTATAGTCACCCCTTGTATGCCCGTTCAGGTGGTCCGTCCTCATCAGATCGACGCTGGCAGCTGACAAAATACGCACGCCTTCCGGGCTTGTGCCGCGATTGGTCAGCGTATTCAGGAAAAGCGCATAATCGCGTACAGTGGATAAGAGACCCGCTCCGCCGCTCTCGAATTCCGTTCCGATGCGGTACCAGTCCCCGTCCATACGAACAGCCTTGCCCAGCTCATCATTAAATTCATATTGCGGCACAAGGCGGCTGTGCTGCGCTTCTGACAAGAAGAAGCCGGTGTCGGGCATGCCCAGCGGTTCTGTAATCTCTTCGCGCACGTAGGTGCTGAACCGCCTTCCGTCCACCACCTCAACGAGAGCCGCAAGAACGTCATGGCACAGACTATAGTTCCACCGGGTCCCCGGCTCGAACAGCAGAGGCTCCTTAGCGAGTGCTCTCGCAAATTCGCGGGTTGGCAGTCTTCCTTCCGTGCGTTCCGCAGCTTCCCGTATGGAGGGCGAATCAAGGTCATAGGAGAAACCCGCCGTCATCGTAAACAGGTCGCGGACCGTGATCGGACGTTCCGGCAGCCCGGTTCTGCTTCCATCGTCCTTCTGCTGCTTTCGCACCGCCGTTTCGGCGAACTCCGGCAAATAGTCGGAGAGAGGATCGCCGAGCAGAATCTCCCCTTTTTCA encodes the following:
- a CDS encoding serine hydrolase domain-containing protein, translated to MNFAPLSRFIDHIAAWRIPWAEVVVMHRNETVFRYRAGYADLEANTPIDEDKIIYLYSLTKIMTCTAALQLVEKGEILLGDPLSDYLPEFAETAVRKQQKDDGSRTGLPERPITVRDLFTMTAGFSYDLDSPSIREAAERTEGRLPTREFARALAKEPLLFEPGTRWNYSLCHDVLAALVEVVDGRRFSTYVREEITEPLGMPDTGFFLSEAQHSRLVPQYEFNDELGKAVRMDGDWYRIGTEFESGGAGLLSTVRDYALFLNTLTNRGTSPEGVRILSAASVDLMRTDHLNGHTRGDYNWAHHAGYGYGLGVRTHISKADSGSLSPLGEFGWSGAAGSYAIMDPESQLTVMYAQHLVNNQEPYVHPRLRNMVYSCLS